The genome window CACCCATGTCCGAGGAGAAACTCTGCCCGCCGTCCCCCACTTTCGCTCCGCAACTGGTGCTGGGGGTGATGCTCTTCGACGAACCTCCCACCGTGGACGCCGTCATCGACACCGTGACCTCCGTCCCCGGTGACCTGGGGATCACTGCCGGGGAAGTGGCGGGACGTGACGGGATCGTCGAGGTGACGGTGGGGAAGACCGGTGTCACCGCCTTCCTGTCGGTCATCGACGAGCCGGTACCCGGTGGGGAGGCGGTCGGCAACGCCCACCAGCTCTACTGCCAGGGGGAGGAGAAGGACCGGGTGGCGGCGCACCAGGCACAGCTGCTCATCGCCGTTCCCGCCGAATTCACCGAGGACGCCTCGGCGCAGATCAGTGGGCTGTCGGCCCGTGAGATCCAGCTGGTCGCCAACCGGATCCACGGAATCCTGACGATGGCAATGACCCGGCTGCCCGGCGTGGCCGGGTACTACTCGGGCGCTGCGGCGGCGACGTACGGGCCCACATTCCTGGCCCAGGTGGCGGAGGGGCACTTCGGATCGACCCCGTGGCCGCTGTGGGTCTCCGCCCGGCTGCATCCGGGAGAGCAGGGCTTTTCCGCCTACACCACCGGGCTGTGGGCGCTGGGCCACCCCGAACTGCAGGTCGACAATGCGCCGATGCCGCCGGAGGACCTCTTCCTTTATCTCATGGACACCTCTGCTCATCTCGTGCTCGACGGCGGTACCTTCGCCGACGGACAAACCACCGGCCGGTACGAAGGGGAGCGGTTCACCCTGGGCGCGGAGCCGTGGATCGTCGATCCGAACGTGCCGGCGCTCCGGGTCAGGATGTGACAGTCCGGATGTGACGGTCAGGATGTGAGGATCAGGATGTCACAGTCAGGATGTGAGGCAGGGGCACCGACCGGCGGAGGAGGAACAGGGGAGGGACGGGGGAGGGACGGGGGAGGGACGGGGGAGGACGGGGGAGGGACGGGGAGGGACGGGGAGGGACGGGGAAGAACTACGCGCCCTGCCACACCGTGTCGAACGGGGTGTTGGCGGAGACGCGGTGCTCGATACCGCGGGTGACCAGGGCCTTGGCGGCGGCCACGGCCTCGGTGATCTCGGTGCCCTTGGCCAGTTCCGCGGTGAGGGCGGCGGCGACGGTGCAGCCGGCCCCGGAGACGCGCTGCTCGCCGACCTTCGGGGCGGTGAACCGGGTGATCTCGTGGCCGTCCCAGAGGACGTCGACGGCCTCGGCGCCGGGCAGTTCGACCCCACCCTTGGCAAGCACATAGGGGACGTGCTCGCCGATCCGCTTGGCGGCCTCCTCCAGGTCGGCGACGGTCTCGATGTGCTCCATGCCGGAGAGCGTCTGCGACTCGAAGACGTTCGGGGTGACGACGGTGGCCAGCGGCAGGATCTTCTCCCG of Corynebacterium terpenotabidum Y-11 contains these proteins:
- a CDS encoding DUF4261 domain-containing protein: MSEEKLCPPSPTFAPQLVLGVMLFDEPPTVDAVIDTVTSVPGDLGITAGEVAGRDGIVEVTVGKTGVTAFLSVIDEPVPGGEAVGNAHQLYCQGEEKDRVAAHQAQLLIAVPAEFTEDASAQISGLSAREIQLVANRIHGILTMAMTRLPGVAGYYSGAAAATYGPTFLAQVAEGHFGSTPWPLWVSARLHPGEQGFSAYTTGLWALGHPELQVDNAPMPPEDLFLYLMDTSAHLVLDGGTFADGQTTGRYEGERFTLGAEPWIVDPNVPALRVRM
- a CDS encoding hydroxymethylpyrimidine/phosphomethylpyrimidine kinase → MTNPPIAFVIAGSEATGGAGIQVDLKTFQQLGVYGVGALSCIVSFDPNNGWGHRFHPVDPEIIAEQFEAALATHSVENMNTAKVGMLGTPATIDIVAAKLGERTWKNVVLDPVLICKGQEPGAALDTDNALREKILPLATVVTPNVFESQTLSGMEHIETVADLEEAAKRIGEHVPYVLAKGGVELPGAEAVDVLWDGHEITRFTAPKVGEQRVSGAGCTVAAALTAELAKGTEITEAVAAAKALVTRGIEHRVSANTPFDTVWQGA